GAACTGGAAGCCGCCTTTATAAAATTTGAAACTTCAATACACCAGTCGTACCAGCAATATCCTTCGATCGAAGAATTGCTCAGTCAGATCCGGCCGAAAGAATACAGGACACGTTTCTTTCTTCCCTACCGTGACGGTTACAGAAAAATCAATGTGGAAGACATTGCTTTTTTTTATTCCCAGCTGAACATTAGTTATGCAAATTTATTTAGCGGAGAGCAAGTTGTAGTACCACAGACCCTGGAAATGCTGGAACAGGAATTGGAACCCAAAAATTTCTTCAGAGTAAACCGTCAGTATATTGTACATGTTAACGCTATTGAAAAGGTGCATAATTTTTTCAATGGTAAGTTAAAGCTTATAGTGAAAAACCATGAACAGGATGTCATTGTGAGCAGAACAAAAGCACCTTTATTCAAAACCTGGTTAGACTATTAATTCCAAAATCATTTCAATATATCCTATCTGCAATTCACCGGACCTTTTCGCTGTTTCACTCAGAAAGTCAAATTAAGGAGCTTGTGTTCATTCTAATTTTGTGTTATTAAGTCATAATAAATAACATAAAAAAATGAAAAACACAAACGCAATGACATTGGCGAACTCAGAGGTTGGAACAATCGGAGTTGCTGATTATAAGCAAAAGAAGTTTGAAGTAGAAGGTCGTATGATAAAGACGCTGTTGATTCTTTTTATTCTGGTAGTATCCACACTACATGTTTCAGCCCAAAAAACAGTAGTACTGGATGCCTTTTCCAAACATGGTATTGATGCTGGTATCCTCAGCCCGGCTAATTTACAGGAGCCAGATGATTACGCCTTCGACTTCAGGCAAACTACGATAGCTGCCAACAAAACAACTGTTACGATAGCCAAATTTGACCCATCCGGTCCAAAAGAGGAACAATGGACTGTAATTTCTGTAAATGGAAAATCTCCATCGAAGGGAGATATCAGTTCCTTTCGGAAAAATAAAGTTAAAGAGGGGGCTTCGGGACAGGCCGATGACGCAAGCTACAAGATTGAAAAAGAATCAGCAGACTATCTGGTGGTTAGTTATAAGCCTAATGCCACAACTGTTTCAA
The sequence above is drawn from the Pedobacter cryoconitis genome and encodes:
- a CDS encoding LytR/AlgR family response regulator transcription factor produces the protein MNVIKNILILEDEKPNSDRIQRLMLKIRPDIKILGVLPSVKKTVEWFLANEGPDLVLMDIQLADGVSFDIFSLADIKCPVIFTTAYDEYAVKAFKYNSIDYLLKPIEKDELEAAFIKFETSIHQSYQQYPSIEELLSQIRPKEYRTRFFLPYRDGYRKINVEDIAFFYSQLNISYANLFSGEQVVVPQTLEMLEQELEPKNFFRVNRQYIVHVNAIEKVHNFFNGKLKLIVKNHEQDVIVSRTKAPLFKTWLDY